AAGCCAAATGCTCTGACCGCACTCTTTGGGGTTACTCACCCTTCTCTCAGCAAGGCTAAAAAGGATGTATTTGCTTTTGCGACTCTGTTAGCCAGGAGACTGATTGTTATTAATTGGAAATCTGCAACTTCACCTTGTTATACTCGTTGGATTggaaatgttctttattttcttaaattggAGAaaatcagtgttgttttttttttttgttttttttttttatatatattgtttgttttgatttattttattgtggttGTTCCAATTTCATGCAAGTTGTTTGGGTATGCAGCAATCCTTAAGGAACACCCTCTTCTGTTGTTTCTCCAAAAAGAAATGATGTGTACTTGACCCAGTATATGTGAATGTATATAATTGTATACATCTGCAGaacccaataaaaaaaaagtttgaaaaaaaaaatatagtatatatattgAACAATGACTAATGATCCAAAATTACAAATTAGGAAACAATAAGGTCACTGAAAGCCATTTTtcctaaatgtatttataaaggATTATAATGTGTATGTGGACATTTCTGGACAATATTTTGGTCAAAAATCTCCagatttcagtggaaaaaacaaagcttaatggaatgataataaaatacttttttttcagcaCATACAGCTGAACTGATCACCATTCAATCCAGGACAAATGTCACAGAAAACCAGGTGGAGACTCTGAAGAAAGATGGAGAAGGTAAGACTCAAAACGAATTAATATGAAGAGTTTCATTGTTATCCTATTTAGATTattcaaaatataatataagaaTATACCTAGAATAGAGGCGTTATAAAGTGTATTCATAGTCATTAACCATATTACAGTAATATCAGCCAGTATTAAGAAATGTTTCTTTCACTCTCAGCCAAACAGGTggctttctctgcctctctgttggCTTCAGGCTCAGGAGATGTCGGAccgtttaacacacacactcctctggTCTTCAAACACGTTGTCACAAACATTGGGAACTCCTACAACCCAAACACAGGTACTTGaattcacatattttaacaATTCATTTGACTTTTCATTGACAACAGTCAGTTCTCCATTCatatcaaatgacaaaaaatgtcccACAGGGTTTTTCATTGCACCAGTGAGAGGAGCCTACCACTTCGAGTTTCACATAGGTGCACATGGACATAATTCATATCCTTCAGGTGCTTGGTTGGTCAAGAATGGAGAGCATATTGTTATTGCATGGGAACATCAAACTAACGGTTATGGGAAGTCTGCCAATGGTGCCACACTGCTTCTAGAGGTTGGAGATGTTGTATTTTTGCGTCAGTATCAAAACACAAGGATATATGACAATGGAAATCACCACAGCACCTTCAGTGGTCATCTGCTTTTCACCATGTGAGGAAGAAACTGTCCTTCAGCTACATTCACATCAGTGACAATACTGTTATTCCTCTTTACTCCATCTCACTTTTACTGTCTGATTTCTTTACACAATGTTTTTTGCTCTATAGAAATGTAGATGCTCATGTTAATGTGAAAGGAAAATTCCCTCTGTACCTTTGAAAGCGTATAACTGTAGTTTGTTTACTTATAAATATCTAAATATGCAATAACAACATCAAtagtttgtacattttaagtgtattttttactgttgtgttttcttaaattgtaataaaataaacatcactGCAACACTATTTGTGGACTGTTGTGTTTCTAAATGATCATAGCTGGCAGTATGAAGTGTAAGATTGGTCAAAAGTATTCTCATGATTGAACAAAAGTTAGTGCCACAATCACACAGTATGAGTGAAGTTAACTCATTTGATCtcttataaatgtaaaatgttcatGGTAACACTTCATTCTTTGTGATATTTCCGTCATTTCCTTTTCAGCGTGGATGTTTTAGTAACATTGATGTCATTGCTCTTCAAGTCAGACTATCACAATTTTAACGTACTGaaactaaatgtaaatattttgtctcctttatgtttctgtgacaAAGTCTCTACACAGACTGTTCAGTTAGCTAACTGTTAAGCAGCTCTAATGCGATGTTAGTGAAATAGTAAAAAGATGAGAAGAGTGGTTAGTTTCATTGGATTGTTACTGTacagaggactggtctgtttttggctgACAGGCTCTTGGTTTGATGTTTGGACACAAAGAAGAGTAAAGTAAGTCATCACTGGTAGTAATCAGTTAACTTCAGCTAACTACACCTGAGTCTCTTATGGACATGAGCTGATTAATAAAAGCCAGGCTGCCTGATTTATAAACTGgctcataaaactgacaaatattctactttttttctaccatttgtatttatattcagtatttacattcagtatttacattcagtatttatattcagtatcatttgtttttattataaacataAAAGAATAGATACTGCTCACTAAATAATGATCACTCCACCACCTCTCCTGACATCTAGGTTcatgagagtgagtcagagacAGGTACAGGATGTAGGGACAGTGCAGAGATCCTTTGCTATGGTGAGTGAtgaaagggattttacagtttataaaaaagtcatttcagtCAAGGTGACCAATAAAGTCAGGAGAGTAtcacatatttgaaaatgtgataatttaatATCATACTTTTTCCCAAGTGAACCATCCTATGCTATGCTCACTCTCAAACTGTAAATCCACAATGGACCCTTAAATTCAATGTTATTTATCTGTAAAGGCATAGACCACccaaaaaaataagaatttgCAAATGACTATCTCACCTTTATATGACTTCTATACTTAGCTTTTTAATAACTTCTAACatgtgatctggggccaaacacttcctctggatgtaattataaaatgtacccAGCATTTTTCTCACAGTATAGTCAGATCAAAGGTTCAAAACACCTATTAAATGcaccagaatacaggaaatgacatctactctgtTGAAAATGTTATAGGGGAAGAAGcaccaaaccccccccccctccaattAGATGTCACACCCATATTTCAAATGCTTCCTACGCCCATGTTGTATATAGTCATGTTTCTTTACTTATagtacaaatataataaaatgtatttgatgtatGGTGGCGACCATCAAAGAGTCACAAAAAGTTTGGGGGGCCGACTCAACTTCGCTCAAATCAATAAAAAggttttctgaaaagttgacagcTCTGGTTACTGTCTTTCCCGCAGCATCTAAAAATATACCTGTATGTTCAGAATTAAGAGTTCTAGTTGTTAATCAGAGACTAAATATGGAAAATTGCACTGTAATGCGAGCGAACACAGGTCAGTCATaatggatacatttttttttatttatgtatttatctcCATTACAAAGCAGcctaatataaatgtttaaaatggatCAGCTTTACTGTGCTGCAACAGTCACAACAGTCCCACATTATGacctaatatttattttatggtttgAGGAGAAGCCAGTTTCTTGTCAGTGGGGGAAAATTGAAAGTAGGTGTAACAtacgtgttgttgtttttcaaaaagcCAGACTTTATTacatgattgatttattgaggaagcaaagacaaaaataccCTCTCATTGACCTTTTAATTAGTTTCATAATATCTGATCACGTTGTTAATGTTTGAGCAGGTacagatgatgtttttttgctgaCTACTCCTTCCATaacttgttttatataaagtgtatttaatGAGTACAAACTTAAATTTGTCTGATGATGACGTGAAAATAACTTTATCTGACTATGTCATGAATGTATGAACCACTAAAGTTACTGATAGATCATGTATCTcgtttcatttgtgtgtttttagtgttgttttccAGATAACGTGCTCCATGTGTTATCTACCTGCACGTGtgtttgataaaataaaatcaggtaATGACTGACCAGGGTAAAACACTATATAAGGCTGGGATTAACACAGAAACTACCAAGTTTAGATACACAGACTGACAGTCACAGAATGGAGATGACTATGTTtattccactgctgctgctgatctgctCTTTCTCCACGGCTCAGCTTCAAGAGGAGCCTGACAATGAAATTATTCCACATGGAAAACAGACTGAATCCAGGGGAGGAGAACCAGCAAATGCCTCTCATCAACAACCAGCCTGTCCACAAGACATTCATGCTGTGCTGAGAGAGATGACTGCCTTGTTGACTGAACAGAGGGAGATAATGAAGGTACAGTAGGGGTTTTGGGTAATGAGAaatgagacaaataattttttcatAGATTGTAATAATATTTTAGAATTCTTCTCATTCCCTTCTTTTTCCTATTCTTGTTTTTTAGCACAGACAGCTAAGCTGGAGGGGCAGAAGACTGAGATGGACAACTTGAAAAAACAGCTACAAGGTGACTGGTCACATAAAGCCAGTTTTCCTAAATGTATTTACAAAGGATTAAAATGTGTAACTGGATTTTTCTGGAcaatattttatgaaaacatttttagatttcAGTGGATAATTCAACGGTTAATAGAAATAGTGataattaaatactttttttcagcACATACAGCTGAACTGATCACCATTCAAGACAGAACAAATGTCACAGAAAACCAGGTGGAAACTctgaagagagatggagaaggtACGACTCAAAACTAATTTATATGAAGAGTTTCACTCTAATCATATTTAGATGATTTGCAACCTTACCTAGAATGGTGAATAGGAGACAATACACAGAATAATGGtttgttattataatattaatagaagttgttcattattattaaccaCCTTATTGTAGCATCAGCCactataaaaatatgtttctctcACTCTCAGCCAAACAGGTggctttctctgcctctctgttggCTTCAGGCTCAGGAATAATCGGGCCGTTTAACACACAGGCTCCTCTGGTCTTCAGACGTGTTGTGACAAACATTGGAAACGCCTACAACCCAAACACAGGTACTtgaatttacatattttaacaattaatttGACTTTTCATTACAACAGTCTATTCTCCATTCatatcaaatgacaaaaaatgtcccACAGGGTTTTTCATTGCACCAGTGAGAGGAGCCTACCACTTTGAGTTCTCCATAGGTGCAGGTGGACATAATTCTCATGGTTCAGCTGCTGCGTTGTTCAAGAATGGAGagcatatttttattgcatatGAACATCGAACTAACGGTTATGGGAGTTCTGCCAATGGTGCCACACTGCTTCTAGAGGCAggagatgttgtgtttttgcgTCTGTGGCAAAACTCAAGGATATATGACAATGGAAATCACCACAGCACCTTCAGTGGTCATCTGCTTTTCACCATGTGAGAAAGAAACAGTCCTTTTTCTTCACACACTATAGCAGTGTACCAGTCTTTGTTGACAGAAGCTGTTTTAATTAGGAGATTAGTGAATTTTTCATGAGCCagaatttcttttcatttgattagGTGAGTGCAgtaaaaaatccaaaaataacTGTACATTTTCAGCTGGATTCACATCAGTTACACCACTGTTATTCTTCTTTGTTCTTTGCTCCATTTCACCTTTACTGTCTGATTTCTTTACACCACGTTTTACTTTGTTCTATAGAAATGTAGATGCTCATGTTGATGTGAAAGGAAAAATCCCTCTGTACCTTTGAAAGCTTATAGCTGTGCATTtttaagtatgtaagtatgtaataACAACATCAATAGTTTgtacattttatgtttatttttctcgATTGCATTCtcttatattttaataaaataatgaacattaCTGCAGTACTATTTGTGGACTGTGAATGAATGATCATAGCTGGCAGTAGGAAGTGTAAGATTGATGTACTGTACTTTATATTGTAAGTGTGATACTGTAATTAAAACTGACTGTGTTTACTCATTCATGAGATTGTAATGAGCTTATTACAGTATGTAATATGCACAGTAGGTGCATTTTGATCTCAACTTTCATAACCATaatttttctgtaatatttctCTGCCTGTTAATTCACATTCTTATCAGTGGAATTGCACACTGATTGCTTGGAGATCTGCTCAACATCATAGAATTAGTTATTAATGGCGCCGCCATGAGGATaataacaaaactttttttatacCCAGGTAGAAACTTGGTTCCAGTTGTCGCACATTTTTAGATTATATTGTTTAATCATATTTTGGATATATAACACCACCATGGGGCCCGTTATAAAGCAGCTTTGAGACAGAACCTGATGCTTTGAAACATATATTTGAATCAAATGAGCCTTCTTTGATTTGTGGTTGTTGCATGTGCAGATGGTTTTGGAAGTTGTGAAATGGTGCAGGACAAACCACCTGCAGCTGAATACCACCAAGACCAAAAAGATGGTTGTGGACTTCAAGAGGTCCAGCCTCTCTCTGTTACCAGTCTCCATTGAGGTGGTTAATGTGGAAGTAGTCAGGAATCACAAATATCTGGGGCTGCATCTGGACAATAAACTGGACTGGTCAGCAAATACTGATGCACTCTACAGGCTCTATTTCCTCAGGAGGCTTGGGTCTTTCAACATCTACAGCAAACTCCTCCTGATGTTCTACCAGTCTGTCATGGCCAGTGTCCTCTTCTATGCTGTGGTGTGCTGGGGAGGCAACACTATGAAGAGGGGTGCTGGACAGGCTGGTGAGGAAGGCTGGCTCTGTTGTTGGCTTTGAGCTGGAGGCCCTGACATCAGTGGCGGAAAAGAGGACCCTGAACAAGCTGCTGTCAATAACGGACAATGACCATCACCCCTGGCCTGCACAGCACGATAACCAGACAGAGGAGTATGTTCAGCTGCAGACTTCTGATGCTATCATGCTCAACTGACAGGTTGAGGAGGTCCTTTGTCCCCTGGGCCATCCAGCTGTACAACTCCACACTGTAGGAGAGGGGTGACTGACTTTGGGATTTGCTTTGGGACCAATGAAgaatttatcttatcttatcttatcttgccttatcttttattgtttttaagctTAGCTGTTGCAACTGGTAGTAGGCTGTTTGGGAGACACTAGGCTATGGGGATTTTGGCCCTCATCACTtatattgaaagcacatttgaaggggatcttttaatagccagtatgaacagaaggaatgattacaacgAGTAAAACCtttttcagtgttcatgtggacacctgactattgttttaaaacagactttaaaaaatgatgaaactcTCCTTTAATTGAACGATGCAATCAGTCAGCAGTCCTGCAAATCAATGACATAATGTATTCTGTGGCGCTAATCAATAACGTACATGGCCCAATTAGAAGAAATAACACAAGTAgcaagtttattttaatttttttgttgttcaatgGTGTAGGCTATacgtctttatttatttatttattgaaacaaCAATTGAATACACATTCAGGCAAACACCACATCACGCATACAGTCTATACAATTCAGAAATGTGTTCCATATATGAAGAAATAAGGATTATAAcatagtaaattaaatataaagataataaaaaaagtaaataaataaataataatatttcaaattaatataatataatataatataatataatataatataatataatataatataatataatataatataatataatataatatgtaattaataataaaaaaaagtttactcGTATTTATTCTGCTGCTGTGTTATGGCGGAACTGAAGTTTTCCGAGCTCATGGTGAACACGGAAAGAATAAACCAGCGTACCAGCGTGCTCCCAGCTCCAAGCACCGTCTATCTGACCTCCGGGAGAATAAGTCATTAAAATATGAGTCTTTCACTGTGAAAACAGAGGTAATATTTCATTGTCTGTATTTCAGGAGTGTGAGCTGTCACTTATATATCTGTGACCATGGTAACGGTGttgtctctctgcagctgtatCTTCATGACTTTGATAGATTAGTTTGTCTGGTTGTAGTTTGCTGCTGGAGAAATGTGAAGATGTCACTATGGGTGTGATAAATACAGTGATTATTAACTGGTTTGACTGGTTTCTGCACCTTATATTCACCCTGGACCAGTTAGTCTGAcatgcatctgtgtgtgagtTGGGGTGGAGCTGTCTGAGAGATTTAGTtgcaaaatgatttgttttgcaTGTTAGTCTATTAATCGATTAGTTAATAAACAGGAGACTAGTCTGCATATGTCTTTTATCACTGAATGCAGACTATTAAACTTATTTTCTCACTGTAATGGTGTATTTTACATGACTAAGACCAAATAATTTCACTGCATCGGTctaataattaaatattcaaGCTATGCAAGTCAAATCCTGAGACTTGTTGCTTATTTAGTCAGTAATATTTTGGATATGATAGAGGATTACTTAAAGtgcccctccactcaaaaatatgttttttcttcttgtttcacagttgaatgtttgagcttcactgtgccgAATGATgtctgtgcagagtttgacactattttcacattcatctgctagAAAATGGAAAGTTTCTCTATGCTAATTGAAAACCTGATTTAAAACTGGCCCTACAAGCCTGATTTGTGACATGTTAAATACTTTGAAAGCCAATCCTTGTCCCATAATTCAGCTTGAAGCTGAAGCCTGCGGTGCACAAAtgctgagaatggactttagaGCCAAGTAGGAGAATTTGTGTGTCCCGCAGTTACACTTTAGAAATGAAATTCACATATGTTTAGATTATTGAAAGTTTAAAGAGGAAGaagtaaatgtcattttaaagattCTAATTGAatcttttttgtggaaaaaactaGTTATTATTACAAGTAGAGTCTTTACATATATCTTAAAAAATGCAGGGAGAAGATCCTTAAGTATCTTTTATGGAAAAATGGCAGGAATTcagtggttttcttttttttggttcgCTATAATGTTAAGCTGTCTGTGCTTGGGTTTtgaactgttggttggacaaaacaagtgTTTCAAGTAAGTCAACTTAGGctatgtttgttattttagcATTACTAGGTGAATTAGCCttcaatgtgtgtgttggtatgtgTTTGTTCTCTGCTTAACTTGACCTCTTCTTATATTTTTCAACAGATGTTCTCTGTTATATTTAGAAGAAGCACCTTCACTGCCCAGAAGGTAACGGACCACTTATGATTTTCCATCTCCTGAAGCTCTATTATTCATATTGCTAATATTTAAGATGTAATGAAAAAATGTTATATCTCTAAAATGAATGTGTCTTTCTCAGGTATTGCACTGGGCAGTTCCTCCACAGAGATGCTGGATATCTTCGCTGGCTGGAGCTTCTGATGGTGGATCCAGCCGCCCAACGACATGTTGGGCCTCATCAGCCAGGCTGCCCTGTCCAGAACAGGCTGCTGGACCAGCAAAAGTTGCTGCTGTTCTTGGTTTCATGAGGAACGAACCTTTCCTGAGCCATAGTGCTGCATTTTTAGCGAGGAACCAACATTTCCACTCTTCTGCTGTGAGGCAGAAAAAGCGTCCACAGCCTTTACCGCCTCCCAGAGAGCTTGATCTGCTCCGTTATGACATGAAAGACTTGTGGAAGGGTCCCAAACCTGCCCTGTACCTGGGGTTAGCAGGGCTGATCCCCTTCGTCTCACCGACTCTGTTCATGGCTATGAGTGAAATCTACATCCCAGAGTTGGCCTACGCTCAGTTAGCTTACGGCGCCTCCATCGTTTCCTTCCTAGGCGGAGCTCGCTGGGGATTCGCTCTTCCTGAGAGCAGCCCGGCCAAACCTGACTGGATAAACCTGGCCAACAGCGTGGTTCCCTCCCTGTTGGCCTGGGTGGCGATGCTGATGAGCGACAGCATCATTCCTGCAGTAACCATGGTGATCATGGGACTTGGAATCTCGCTGCATTATGATCTGTCTCTGCTGCCCACCTACCCCAGCTGGTTCAAAGCCCTGCGCTCAGTCCTGACTTTCGtggcatttttttctcttattggGACACTCGTAATTAAGGAAATCTACCCAGAAAAGAAGATTTTCACAGATTAGTagtataaaaaaatatgcaaactgtgcttttgttttgatGATCAAACTTCACGGTTTTTCTTGATGTTTGAAGTTTCTGCCCCAGGTGACATCTTAATAACTGTCTGTACGCTTTTGTTTAGTTGCAagttatattgtatatttaacaGATCATGACATGACCTCACCTGTGTAAAAGCAGAAAGTGTCATGTGCACTCATCTTTTAAAAGGAGGCTGCAATGAAATATATTCATGGATGTTTCCTCTCTTAAcaaaatgacttcaaaatgaCTTAATGAACCATCCCAAAATTATTCTTAAGGAATACATTtgtgaccctttttttttaccactggGAGGCGCCAAATTCAGAAATTCTACATTTGCATCATCATTTAATGAACTGAACAAAATGGACTGAAAATGTGGAGTAAGTTCATGCTCAATGATTatcaaataaatgcatttgGAACTTACTGCAACATACGGTGCTCTTTTTTGACTAAGGATGATATCTAtctttaacatgaaaaaaaatgctttaaatgtgcCTGTTTCCTGACCTGCTGGGCCTCCTGCTGTCCTAGACTTCATAAAGACTGAGTCCCCCCAAAAGAACCACACTctagtgtttattttatgatgtgaGAGAATACCATGATGAAATGTGAGAAGCTTTAACTAGCCATTTCATTTTACTTGACTCAAATAATTGGTTTGAAATGATAATTATGAATTTTAAAGTTGTTAGTCTAGAACTGGACAGCTGAGAAAGCAGTcatctttaattcattttttaggTGTAACActttcaggtttattttttactttttttaccTGGGCAGGATCAGACAGCTCAAGTCAGGAGTACTGACATCACTGAGGAAAAGA
The Scomber scombrus chromosome 8, fScoSco1.1, whole genome shotgun sequence DNA segment above includes these coding regions:
- the LOC133984539 gene encoding complement C1q-like protein 2 isoform X2; this encodes MEMTMFIPLLLLICSFSTAQLQEEPDNEIIPHGKQTESSGGEPANASHQQPVCPQDIHAVLREMTALLTEQRVEIRQLQRDNEAQAAKLEGQRTEVINLKQEISHVQRDNEAQTAKLEGQKTEMDNLKKQLQAKQVAFSASLLASGSGIIGPFNTQAPLVFRRVVTNIGNAYNPNTGFFIAPVRGAYHFEFSIGAGGHNSHGSAAALFKNGEHIFIAYEHRTNGYGSSANGATLLLEAGDVVFLRLWQNSRIYDNGNHHSTFSGHLLFTM
- the LOC133984896 gene encoding transmembrane protein 69-like; this encodes MFSVIFRRSTFTAQKVLHWAVPPQRCWISSLAGASDGGSSRPTTCWASSARLPCPEQAAGPAKVAAVLGFMRNEPFLSHSAAFLARNQHFHSSAVRQKKRPQPLPPPRELDLLRYDMKDLWKGPKPALYLGLAGLIPFVSPTLFMAMSEIYIPELAYAQLAYGASIVSFLGGARWGFALPESSPAKPDWINLANSVVPSLLAWVAMLMSDSIIPAVTMVIMGLGISLHYDLSLLPTYPSWFKALRSVLTFVAFFSLIGTLVIKEIYPEKKIFTD